In Lepus europaeus isolate LE1 chromosome 23, mLepTim1.pri, whole genome shotgun sequence, a single genomic region encodes these proteins:
- the SCARF2 gene encoding scavenger receptor class F member 2 — protein MEGAGPRGAGPARRRGAGGRLLLLLLLWLLPGPAAPQELNPRGRNVCRAPGSQVPVCCAGWRQQGDECAIAVCEGNSTCSENEVCVRPGECRCRHGYFGANCDTKCPRQFWGPDCKERCSCHPHGQCEDVTGQCTCHARRWGARCEHACQCQHGTCHPRSGACRCEPGWWGAQCASACYCSATSRCDPQTGACLCHAGWWGRSCNNQCACNSSPCEQQSGRCQCRERTFGARCDRYCQCFRGRCHPVDGTCACEPGYRGKYCREPCPAGFYGLGCRRRCGQCKGQQPCTVAEGRCLTCEPGWNGTKCDQPCATGFYGEGCGHRCPPCRDGHACNHVTGKCTRCNAGWIGDRCETKCSNGTYGEDCAFVCADCGSGHCDFQSGRCLCSPGVHGPHCNVTCPPGLHGVDCAQACSCREDSCDPVTGACRLETNQRKGVMGAGALLALLLGLLLSLLGCCCACRGKDPARRELSLGRKKTPQRFCGRFSRIGMKLPRIPLRRQKLPKVVVAHHDLDNTLNCSFLEPPSGLEQPSPSWSSRASFSSFDTTDEGPVYCVPHEEAAAESLDPEALAAPAEAPAPSPAPLTSPASAEEAAPLPASSDSERSASSVEGPGGALYARVARREARPARALGEAGGLSLSPSPERRKPPPPDPATKPKVSWIHGKHGTAAAARAPSPPPPGPEAAPSPSKRKRTPSDTSARPEEPGSPRVRDLTPRPPGLAEEAPALAAPSPPRARARGRGPGLLELTDAAGPPRSAPEAASMLAAELRGKTRSLGRAEGLPGAQSPREKPAPPQKAKRSVPPASPARASPAPEAPAPEKAAAGSPAPETPRKKTPIQKPPRKKSREATGELGRVGAPTL, from the exons CTCCCAGGTGCCCGTGTGCTGCGCcggctggaggcagcagggagacgAGTGCGCGATCG CGGTGTGCGAAGGCAATTCTACGTGCTCAGAGAACGAGGTGTGCGTGCGGCCAGGCGAGTGCCGCTGTCGCCACGGCTACTTCGGCGCCAACTGCGACACTA AGTGCCCGCGCCAGTTCTGGGGTCCCGACTGCAAGGAGCGGTGTAGCTGCCACCCGCACGGGCAGTGCGAGGACGTGACGGGCCAGTGCACGTGCCACGCGCGGCGCTGGGGTGCGCGCTGCGAGCACGCCTGCCAGTGCCAGCACGGCACGTGCCACCCGCGGAGCGGCGCGTGCCGCTGCGAGCCGGGGTGGTGGGGCGCGCAGTGCGCCAGCGCGTGCTACTGCAGCGCCACCTCGCGCTGCGACCCGCAGACGGGGGCCTGCCTGTGCCACGCTGGCTGGTGGGGCCGCAGCTGCAACAACCAGTGCGCCTGCAACTCGTCGCCCTGCGAGCAACAGAGCGGCCGCTGCCAGTGCCGCGAGCGGACGTTCGGCGCGCGCTGCGATCGCTACTGCCAGTGCTTTCGCGGCCGCTGCCACCCCGTGGACGGCACGTGCGCCTGCGAGCCCGGCTACCGCGGCAAATACTGCCGGGAGCCGTGCCCCGCCGGTTTCTACGGCCTGGGCTGTCGCCGCCG GTGTGGGCAGTGCAAGGGCCAGCAGCCGTGTACAGTGGCAGAGGGGCGCTGCCTGACGTGTGAGCCCGGCTGGAACGGAACCAAGTGCGACCAGCCGTGCGCCACCGGCTTCTACGGCGAGGGCTGCGGCCACCGCTGCCCGCCGTGCCGCGACGGGCACGCCTGCAACCATGTCACCGGCAAGTGCACGCGCTGCAACGCCGGCTGGATCGGCGACCG GTGCGAGACCAAGTGCAGTAATGGCACCTACGGCGAGGACTGCGCCTTTGTGTGCGCCGACTGCGGCAGCGGCCACTGCGACTTCCAGTCTGGACGCTGCCTGTGCAGCCCTGGCGTCCACGGGCCACA CTGTAACGTGACGTGCCCGCCGGGGCTCCACGGAGTAGACTGcgcccaggcctgcagctgccGCGAGGACTCGTGCGACCCGGTCACCGGTGCCTGCCGCCTGG agaCCAACCAGCGCAAGGGCGTGATGGGCGCGGGCGCGCTGCTCGCCCTGCTCCTCGGCCTGCTGCTGTCGCTGCTCGGGTGCTGCTGCGCCTGCCGCGGCAAGGACCCCGCGCGCCG GGAGCTCTCGCTGGGGAGGAAGAAGACGCCGCAGAGATTTTGCGGGCGCTTCAGCCGCATCGGGATGAAGCTTCCCCGGATCCCGCTCCGCAGGCAGAAGCTGCCCAAAGTCGTGG TGGCCCACCACGACCTGGATAACACACTCAACTGCAGCTTCCTGGAGCCGCCCTCGGGGCTAGAGCAGCCATCCCCATCCTGGTCCTCCCgagcctccttctcctccttcgaCACCACCGACGAGGGCCCCGTGTATTGTGTCCCCCATGAGG AGGCAGCGGCCGAGAGCCTGGACCCAGAGGCCCTCGCTGCTCCTGCGGAGGCGCCGGCACCGTCCCCCGCGCCCTTGACCTCTCCGGCCTCTGCGGAGGAGGCAGCGCCCCTGCCCGCGTCCTCCGACAGCGAGCGCTCAGCGTCGAGTGTGGAGGGGCCCGGCGGGGCGTTGTATGCGCGCGTGGCCCGGCGCGAGGCCCGGCCGGCCCGGGCCCTGGGTGAGGCCGGGGGCCTGTCGCTGTCGCCATCACCCGAGCGCAGGAAGCCGCCGCCACCCGACCCCGCCACCAAGCCCAAAGTGTCCTGGATTCACGGCAAACACGGCACGGCGGCCGCTGCCCGAGCGCCCTCGCCGCCACCCCCGGGCCCCgaggctgctcccagccccagcaaGAGGAAACGGACGCCCAGCGACACGTCTGCGCGGCCGGAGGAGCCCGGCAGCCCCCGGGTCCGCGACCTGACGCCGCGGCCGCCTGGGCTGGCTGAGGAGGCGCCGGCCCTAGCTGCGCCCTCGCCACCCCGGGCCCGAGCGCGGGGCCGTGGTCCCGGCCTCTTGGAGCTCACGGACGCCGCCGGCCCCCCGCGCAGCGCGCCCGAGGCCGCCTCCATGCTGGCCGCCGAGCTGCGCGGCAAGACTCGCAGCCTGGGCCGCGCCGAGGGACTCCCGGGTGCCCAGAGTCCCCGGGAGAAGCCGGCGCCGCCGCAGAAGGCCAAGCGCTCGGTGCCGCCCGCCTCGCCGGCCCGCGCGTCCCCCGCGCCCGAGGCGCCTGCGCCCGAGAAAGCGGCGGCTGGCTCACCGGCACCTGAGACTCCCCGAAAGAAGACCCCCATCCAGAAGCCGCCGCGCAAAAAGAGCCGGGAAGCTACGGGCGAGCTGGGCAGGGTGGGTGCTCCCACCCTGTAG